From Lewinellaceae bacterium:
TGAATGCTGTACTAAACCTTGGCAAGTACCTGTTTGCGGTACCGTTCGCCATTTTTGGCATTTTCCACTTGATCAGCGCGGATGACATGAATGCCATGATACACCCCCCAGGTGGAAAAGTTATGATTTACATTACCGGCATAGCCCTCATTGCCGGCGCCGTCAGCCTCCTTATCGGCAAAATGGATAAGCTGGCTGCGGTGTTGCTGGCTGTTTTTCTGCTGCTTACCGCCTTCCTCATTCACCTGAGTTCCGCTATGGCCGGCGATGCGAGCGGTTTTCTAAAAGACATCATGCTGTCCGGTGCAGCGCTGATGTACGCCGGGCATCTGGCCAAAGACAACGCCGTGATCGGCTGATCCATTCCACAACCGAAAAAAGCAAAAGGGCGCCTGCGGAGCAATTCCGTGGGCGTTTTTTATTATTTTCTAACTCGGAATTCACCGCCAACGTCATCAAACGATAGTTAGGAAGCCTTTGGGTCGAGATTCACTCCTTTTTTCCTGAGGCGGGCGCCAATGTTGAATTCAATCCCATTGAATAATTCAAAGGAGTTGTCCCAGCTATCGGTGATCCACGGCTGGCCTAAGGATAAAAAATTGCAAGACACTGCTCCCCATGATGTCTTCCAGTTTTTGGCGGCCCGCCAGAACTTCCTGGTAGCCCTAATAATACAGAGGCTGGCCATCCAGCACTTCGTGTACCAGATAATCAGGTATTGCCTCTGCCGCCGCTTTAGTACTCATAGTTTTATCTGTTGTTGGTCCATGAAAATACAACAAATTATCTCTAATCGCTATTATAGCTAACCATTTTAGATAACTTTCGGTTATTTTCTCCTCGCTTAGAATATTAGTTTATGCGGTACTTCGCCGAACTCTCGTACAACGGCGCTCAATACTTCGGCTGGCAAAAACAGCCGGATAAGATCAGCGTTCAGGAACAGCTGGAAGAATCCTTTTCCACCATTCTGGGCGCGCCCATCGAGGTGGTGGGCTGCGGCCGGACCGACACCGGCGTGCACGCCAAACAGTACTTTATGCACTTCGACTTCGACGGGCAATTTCCCCGGGCCTTCACCCGCCGCATCAATAAATTCCTGCCCCCCGACATTGCCATATACCGCATCTTCGAAGTAGCCCCCGGCGCCCACGCCCGGTTCGACGCCGCTCACCGGGCTTATGAATACCATATCGATTTCGTCAAAAACCCCTTCGGCCGGGAAACCAGCTATTTCTATCCTTTTGCCCACCTTCCGGACCCGGCGAAAATGCAGGAAGCCGCCCAGTTGTTGTTGGCATACCAGGAGTTCTTCCCCTTCTGCAAGACCAATACCGATGTCAAAACGATGCGCTGCGACCTGCGCCGCGCCGAATGGGAGGGCACTCCCGAGGCGGGCAAAATGGTGCTCCACATCGCCTCCGACCGCTTCCTGAGGGGCATGGTGCGCCTCATTGCCGGCATGTGCCTCAACGTGGGCACAGGGAAAACGGCGCTGGAAGAGGTCCGCCGGGCAATGGACAAACAGGAACGGCTGGAAAAGAGCTGGAGCATTCCTCCCCAGGGGCTATTTCTGACGGATGTCAGATATGCCTGATTCGCTCCTTCACTCTGAATGAGCACCAAACATCCATTTTCCAACTTCCAACTTCCAACTTCCGACTTCCGACTTCCCACTTCCCACTTCCCACTTTCCTCACTCCCCCTCCACCCTCAGCCGAAACCCCACTCCATGAATGTTTTCGACCTTGAGCGACTCGTCCGCCCGCAGGTACTTGCGCAGGCGGGAGATGAACACATCGAGGCTGCGGCCCAGGAAGTAATCGTCGTCTCCCCAGATTTGCTTCAGAATGTCGGAGCGCTTGAGGACCTGGTTGGGGTTTTCCGCAAACAGCCTGAGCAGGTCGGCCTCCTTTTGGGTAAGCTGAAGGGTTTCTTCGCCCTGGTGGAGGGAAAGGTTCTCGTGGTCGAGTTCGAAAAGGCCCAGCCGGAACCTTCCGGGCGGGTTGGGGGAGCTGATCTTGCTGCGGCGCAGGAAAACTTCGACTTTGAGGATGAGTTCTTCGATGCTGAACGGCTTGGTGATGTAGTCGTCCGCTCCGAGGCGGAGCCCGCGCAGGCGGTCTTCTTTCAGGGATTTTGCCGTCAGAAAAAGTATGGGAATCTCCGTGTCGTAACGGCGAATCTCTTTAGCTACCGTAAACCCGTCTATTTCGGGCAGCATGACGTCGAGAATGCAGAGGTCAAAATCCTGCTCATGGATTCTCTGCAGCGCCTCTTTGCCATCTGCGCAATGGGTTATTTCATACCCCTGCAGTTCGA
This genomic window contains:
- a CDS encoding DoxX family membrane protein, producing the protein MNAVLNLGKYLFAVPFAIFGIFHLISADDMNAMIHPPGGKVMIYITGIALIAGAVSLLIGKMDKLAAVLLAVFLLLTAFLIHLSSAMAGDASGFLKDIMLSGAALMYAGHLAKDNAVIG
- the truA gene encoding tRNA pseudouridine(38-40) synthase TruA codes for the protein MRYFAELSYNGAQYFGWQKQPDKISVQEQLEESFSTILGAPIEVVGCGRTDTGVHAKQYFMHFDFDGQFPRAFTRRINKFLPPDIAIYRIFEVAPGAHARFDAAHRAYEYHIDFVKNPFGRETSYFYPFAHLPDPAKMQEAAQLLLAYQEFFPFCKTNTDVKTMRCDLRRAEWEGTPEAGKMVLHIASDRFLRGMVRLIAGMCLNVGTGKTALEEVRRAMDKQERLEKSWSIPPQGLFLTDVRYA
- a CDS encoding response regulator transcription factor, with protein sequence MKAHILYVEDDESLSFVTRDNLELQGYEITHCADGKEALQRIHEQDFDLCILDVMLPEIDGFTVAKEIRRYDTEIPILFLTAKSLKEDRLRGLRLGADDYITKPFSIEELILKVEVFLRRSKISSPNPPGRFRLGLFELDHENLSLHQGEETLQLTQKEADLLRLFAENPNQVLKRSDILKQIWGDDDYFLGRSLDVFISRLRKYLRADESLKVENIHGVGFRLRVEGE